One genomic window of Bactrocera dorsalis isolate Fly_Bdor chromosome 4, ASM2337382v1, whole genome shotgun sequence includes the following:
- the LOC105224972 gene encoding translation machinery-associated protein 7 homolog codes for MSGREGGKKKPLKAPKKESKEMDDDEIAFKQKQKEAQKALEQAKQRASQKGPLVGGGIKKSGKK; via the coding sequence atgtcTGGTCGCGAAGGTGGTAAAAAGAAACCATTGAAGGCACCGAAAAAAGAAAGCAAGGAAATGGATGACGATGAGATTGCCttcaagcaaaaacaaaaggaaGCACAGAAAGCGCTCGAGCAAGCGAAACAACGTGCGTCACAAAAGGGTCCATTGGTGGGAGGAGGAATCAAGAAATCGGGAAAGAAATGA